One window from the genome of Rhizoctonia solani chromosome 15, complete sequence encodes:
- a CDS encoding protein-histidine kinase — translation MLDLHEAMRGLRFAPEALAVLDANRQVRVISRQAERLFGVPAADLVGRTTNHVWAEESRPAFMLALNEAAQRIGHADTAAPVIRRLKTSKAAMLDMCVSAWHPTDDPMYATSKPPTNTLTAPRTIMIKISP, via the exons ATGCTGGACCTGCACGAGGCGATGCGGGGACTGCGGTTTGCGCCCGAGGCACTCGCAGTGCTGGATGCGAACCGACAAGTACGGGTGATATCGCGACAGGCTGAACGGCTGTTTGGTGTTCCTGCTGCAGACTTGGTGGGGCGGACGACGAACCATGTGTGGGCGGAAGAGTCGCGACCGGCGTTTATGCTTGCGCTGAACGAGGCGGCGCAGAGGATTGGGCATGCGGATACGGCGGCCCCGGTCATTCGTCGGCTGAAAACGAGCAAGGCTGCGATGCTGGATATGTGTGTGTCTGCGTGGCATCCGACGGATGATCCG ATGTACGCTACGTCCAAGCCGCCGACAAACACTCTTACCGCACCACGAACGATCATGATCAAGATATCACCATAA
- a CDS encoding low temperature requirement protein LtrA codes for MDRQQEKKDNFGWRPLFLDSSSIKESQLSSDSRTLYGGERNHSTYQQITSGGSTSNIPELRVPGPAWVNLFYDLAWTATFASLTHNNNTNGLWGTLSYVTFFTVVWWLWVSQSLPQSCDPSTPRVRNRLESITTIILGEGINGIAGTLYSVIWAPGLEGPIVYDVGCAALIVSFIAYLYFQSPIEPSDPKDDRHSGCWMFWHLSLLLSIILLLIGVKKQFLLSCILSTTDSMLRAVGHAINDKQLRLNYISAQTNMTIKNYLLRRGVVWQDEYEQLVARLTNGSTSALVWNDEQKTEFFAWNYRISLKILVATFATFSGDCGSISNQTKAKIEDYYKNATWSLQDYHYINTKSKPRASLQYFQILTEILHPSIESARYVVLFAGMTLRSAPESDTHIALSGKQLPKVGCHFQDRRRHNSHRPFIPERWWFANALVSPEDKDDQGEFSAGS; via the exons ATGGATAGACAACAAGAAAAGAAAGACAATTTTGGTTGGCGACCGTTGTTTCTCGACAGTTCCTCTATCAAAGAATCCCAG CTCTCCTCCGATTCCCGTACCCTTTATGGGGGAGAGCGTAACCATAGTACCTACCAACAGATTACCTCAGGGGGTTCCACTAGTAACATCCCTGAATTAAGGGTACCTGGCCCAGCATGGGTGAACCTG TTTTATGACCTTGCTTGGACTGCGACCTTTGCAAGCCTCACCCA CAATAACAATACCAATGGATTATGG GGTACTCTTTCATATGTAACATTTTTCACAGTTGTTTGGTGGTTGTGGGTCTCCCAG AGCTTGCCCCAATCCTGTGACCCCAGTACGCCGCGGGTTCGTAATCGTCTGGAATCTATCACGACCATCATCTTGGGAGAG GGGATCAATGGCATTGCCGGGACCTTATATTCAGTCATATGGGCTCCCGGGCTGGAGGGTCCGATTGTGTACGACGTTGGGTGTGCCGCATTAATCGTCAGCTTTATTGCCTATCTTTATTTTCAATCCCCAATCGAACCCTCGGATCCCAAGGATGATCGACACAGCGGATGTTGGATGTTCTGGCACCTCTCACTTTTGCTATCGATAATATTGCTTTTGATAG GAGTCAAAAAGCAATTTTTGCTCTCG TGTATTCTATCGACCACCGACTCGATGCTTCGAGCCGTAGGGCACGCAATAAACGATAAACAGCTCCGTTTGAACTACATCAGCGCgcagacaaacatgacgATAAAGAACTACCTACTTCGACGTGGTGTAGTTTGGCAAGATGAATACGAACAACTTGTAGCGCGCTTGACAAATGGGTCCACCTCGGCTCTCGTCTGGAACGATGAGCAAAAAACTGAATTTTTTGCTTGGAATTACCGTATTTCTTTGAAAATCCTCGTTGCCACGTTTGCG aCGTTTAGCGGAGACTGCGGATCGATCAGTAACCAGACAAAAGCCAAGATAGAAGACTATTACAAAAATGCGACATGGTCGCTCCAG GATTACCACTATATTAATACTAAATCCAAGCCTCGGGCGTCGTTACAATACTTTCAG ATATTGACTGAAATACTTCACCCAAGTATTGAAAGCGCTCGATATGTTGTGCTGTTCGCCGGCATGACTTTA CGCAGCGCACCCGAATCTGATACACACATCGCTCTCAGTGGAAAACAGCTTCCGAAAGTGGGCTGTCATTTCCAGGATCGTCGTAGGCACAATTCTCATAGGCCTTTTATTCCTGAACGTTGGTGGTTCGCAAACGCTTTGGTATCGCCAGAGGATAAAGACGATCAGGGGGAGTTTTCCGCTGGATCTTAG
- a CDS encoding protein-histidine kinase: MLDLHEAMRGLRFAPEALAVLDANRQVRVISRQAERLFGVPAADLVGRTTSHVWAEESRPAFMLALNEAAQRIGHADTAAPVIRRLKTSKAAMLDMCVSAWHPTDDPMYATSKSPTNTLTAPRTIMIHECFYTISLRDVNTPRRNNRLGRKTEAKTHLEPPTLHPVDEGVDLASPLTNSSDPSRPPSPRMPQNVMYEDSHTSFLAQGFPMRAPLDDPIPTPLSSFGSAALSPPRRPSIPTLASRSSPSPPPITLAETLRDGVIDALGVPTIALSADGTVAIRNQRWVELVGAGEPGVVLFDGSAKHGSRCNSPSSGLRPSPGSASGLNATRQWHPSLVLTDLDFTSPIGPNSHPLYRAAVLGQVVNEHRCGGVRTDEASFVSEKGDTNGSGGGSVSSGSGDSPTRTERSDAGSDPTTTVKAASPSGTFRPLLSDSYFPQGAKPTLERAGSDSVVGETPSTVRQAPSSVLHDVGIPDGVRLVLEISARPVRDTRGELVGGVMTIRDVTQIEKERVQSVQDESNSRTCTDIHDTVEALAVSRRAQERLQATLNHAAVTLWAIDQDMKITIAEGPGLRQLKLMNSPQGSTTTSSSRSDHSSSQPPSSHTNSRSAHRTRNNSMIGRSIYEAWDASLIGSAIERAFAGENAVQEMEIEGRWFRTQFTPLREEWEGLADGVGIGPAAVVASSGPGGAADEERPVIGVVGASMDITDRKIAEVRLRESFAERSRLLASETAAKEASRLKSQFLANMSHEIRTPIAGVIGLSELLCDTHLNEEQRGIAENIQRSADALLTVINDILDFSKVEIGKLDIDNIPLSLGVVLLDTKKMLSFAARKKGLIFNDEIHIKYAGRVMGDPGRLRQVLTNLLTNSIKFTSEGSITLRAIQESEDEKTVRVRFSVEDEGMGIADSIRERLFQPFSQADSSTARRYGGTGLGLTISKNLVELMRGRIGLDSKEGKGTCAWFSVPFKKASDELPAAPRSNSNRVELDKPTSTRSGKRHFIAGDTNGNGLLGSNMVNGMAPRPSGSLQRPREGIWILVAEDNLINQQIALKTLRKMNFNAEAADNGKQVLAALERRTYDLILMDCQMPEMDGYEATMCIRQLESVEVRSIPIIAMTASAIRGDKEKCLKVGMSDYLSKPVKRQALEAMLVRWLYDETYRQELSRWFLPPQKALSMSPTSTPTLEAGTPTSVRPELFQVPDSIKSLGERSLAADITTKAGMNMNGHIVPNRPIRNEAL; this comes from the exons ATGCTGGACCTGCATGAGGCGATGCGGGGACTGCGGTTTGCGCCCGAGGCACTCGCAGTGCTGGATGCGAACCGACAAGTACGGGTGATATCGCGACAGGCTGAACGGCTGTTTGGTGTTCCTGCTGCAGACTTGGTGGGGCGGACGACGAGCCATGTGTGGGCGGAAGAGTCGCGCCCGGCGTTTATGCTTGCGCTGAACGAGGCGGCGCAGAGGATTGGGCATGCGGATACGGCAGCTCCGGTTATTCGTCGGCTGAAAACGAGCAAGGCTGCGATGCTGGATATGTGTGTGTCTGCGTGGCATCCGACGGATGATCCG ATGTACGCTACGTCCAAGTCACCGACAAACACTCTTACCGCGCCACGAACGATCATGATCCACGAATGTTTCTACACGATATCGCTCAGAGACGTGAACACTCCTCGCCGGAACAACCGACTTGGACGTAAAACAGAGGCGAAAACACATCTGGAGCCCCCAACGCTTCATCCAGTGGACGAAGGCGTGGATCTAGCCTCTCCGCTGACAAACAGTTCAGATCCAAGCAGACCACCATCGCCCCGAATGCCACAAAACGTCATGTACGAAGACAGCCATACCTCGTTTCTAGCACAAGGCTTCCCTATGCGTGCCCCACTCGATGACCCAATTCCGACGCCACTCAGTTCCTTCGGCTCCGCTGCCCTATCTCCGCCCCGCCGCCCTTCCATCCCCACACTAGCCTCCCGATCGTCACCCTCTCCCCCGCCCATCACCCTGGCCGAAACACTTCGAGATGGCGTCATCGATGCCCTCGGTGTCCCCACCATCGCCCTCTCCGCCGACGGAACCGTTGCCATACGGAACCAGCGATGGGTCGAGCTCGTCGGAGCCGGTGAACCAGGCGTCGTCTTGTTCGACGGGAGCGCCAAGCACGGATCACGCTGCAACTCTCCATCATCTGGCTTACGTCCCAGTCCCGGCTCTGCGTCTGGGCTCAACGCCACCCGTCAATGGCACCCTTCACTCGTCCTTACCGATCTAGACTTTACCTCTCCGATCGGTCCCAATTCGCATCCACTCTATCGTGCTGCTGTGCTTGGCCAGGTCGTCAACGAACACCGGTGCGGGGGTGTGCGTACCGACGAGGCCTCGTTTGTTTCTGAAAAGGGTGATACTAATGGGAGCGGGGGCGGGAGTGTTTCTTCTGGTTCGGGTGACTCGCCTACTAGGACCGAGCGCTCTGACGCCGGATCCGATCCCACCACAACTGTCAAGGCCGCGTCTCCGTCGGGGACGTTCAGGCCCTTGTTGAGCGATAGCTATTTCCCCCAGGGCGCCAAGCCCACTCTAGAGCGTGCGGGCTCGGATTCAGTTGTTGGAGAAACGCCTTCGACGGTTAGGCAGGCCCCGTCGTCCGTTCTACACGATGTGGGTATACCAGACGGGGTTCGCCTCGTGCTCGAGATTTCCGCCAGGCCAGTGCGGGATACGAGGGGCGAGCTTGTGGGAGGCGTCATGACTATTCGGGACGTGACCCAGATCgagaaggagagggtgcagAGTGTCCAGGATGAGAGCAATTCAC GAACGTGCACGGATATTCACGATACGGTCGAAGCGCTCGCTGTGTCCCGGAGAGCACAAGAGAGGCTACAGGCGACGTTGAACCATGCGGCGGTCACGCTTTGGGCTATCGACCAAG ACATGAAGATCACGATTGCAGAGGGACCCGGTCTGCGTCAACTCAAATTAATGAACTCTCCACAAGGATCGACAACTACATCCTCCTCCCGCTCAGACCACTCGTCCTCGCAACCTCCCTCGTCGCACACCAACTCGCGCTCGGCGCACCGAACACGCAACAACTCGATGATCGGCCGGTCGATCTACGAGGCCTGGGACGCAAGCTTGATCGGCTCTGCGATCGAGCGTGCGTTTGCGGGGGAGAATGCGGTGCAGGAGATGGAGATCGAGGGCCGGTGGTTTAGGACGCAGTTTACGCCGTTGAGGGAGGAGTGGGAGGGTCTGGCGGATGGGGTTGGGATTGGGCCTGCGGCCGTGGTGGCTAGTAGTGGTCCTGGTGGGGCTGCGGATGAGGAACGGCCGGTGATTGGCGTCGTCGGGGCGAGCATGGATATAACAGATCG GAAAATCGCCGAGGTGCGGTTGCGCGAGTCGTTTGCGGAGCGGTCGAGGCTTTTGGCGTCCGAGACTGCGGCGAAAGAGGCCAGCAGACTCAAGTCGCAGTTCTTGGCGAACATGTCCCACGAGATCCG AACTCCCATCGCTGGCGTGATCGGTTTATCCGAACTGCTCTGCGATACTCATCTCAATGAAGAACAACGCGGAATCGCCGAGAACATCCAAAGATCGGCGGATGCTCTCCTCAC GGTTATCAATGACATTCTTGACTTTTCGA AGGTCGAAATAGGCAAGCTTGATATTGATAATATTCCGTTGTCCCTTGGTGTGGTACTCTTGGATACCAAAAAAATGTTGTCGTTTGCGGCCCGAAAAAAG GGCCTCATTTTCAATGACGAGATACACATCAAGTATGCCGGCCGCGTTATGGGCGATCCTG GCCGACTTCGTCAAGTATTAACTAACCTCCTGACCAACTCGATCAAGTTCACGTCCGAGGGTTCGATCACCCTGCGGGCCATCCAGGAATCAGAGGATGAAAAGACAGTGCGAGTGCGGTTCTCGGTCGAGGACGAAGGGATGGGTATCGCAGACTCGATCCGCGAGCGACTGTTCCAGCCGTTCTCACAGGCCGACTCGTCCACTGCGAGGAGGTACGGAGGCACCGGGCTGGGATTGACGATTAGTAAAAAC CTCGTGGAGCTCATGCGCGGGCGGATCGGTCTCGACTCGAAAGAAGGCAAGGGCACATGTGCCTGGTTTTCGGTTCCATTCAAAAAGGCATCTGATGAGTTGCCCGCTGCACCTCGTTC AAACTCCAACCGAGTCGAACTCGACAAGCCCACTTCCACTCGGTCCGGCAAGCGCCATTTCATCGCTGGCGATACAAATGGAAATGGCCTCCTCGGGTCAAATATGGTCAACGGAATGGCACCCAGGCCCTCGGGCTCGCTGCAACGCCCACGAGAAGGGATATGGATCCTCGTTGCAGAAGATAATCTGATAAACCAACAGATTGCACTCAAGACGTTGCGGAAAATGAACTTTAACGCCGAGGCGGCGGATAATGGAAAACAAGTTCTCGCCGCCTTGGAGAGACGAACCTATGACCTGATTTTGATGGATTGCCAG ATGCCTGAAATGGACGGCTATGAAGCGACAATGTGTATTCGACAATTAGAATCAGTCGAGGTACGATCGATACCCATTATTGCGATGACGGCGTCTGCCATTCGAGGGGACAAGGAAAAGTGTCTCAAGG TCGGGATGTCCGATTACCTGTCCAAACCTGTTAAACGCCAGGCCTTGGAAGCGATGCTTGTGCGTTGGTTGTACGATGAGACGTACCGCCAGGAACTCTCTCGCTGGTTCCTTCCTCCGCAGAAAGCGTTGTCCATGTCTCCCACGAGTACACCTACACTCGAGGCCGGAACTCCCACTAGCGTGCGACCAGAGCTATTTCAAGTCCCTGATTCAATAAAATCCCTAGGGGAGAGATCTTTAGCTGCTGATATCACGACCAAGGCTGGTATGAACATGAACGGTCATATAGTACCGAATAGGCCAATTCGGAACGAGGCGTTATGA